A genomic segment from Segniliparus rotundus DSM 44985 encodes:
- a CDS encoding GNAT family N-acetyltransferase: MVSASAKPSSIAAQGAFLRPAVESDRGFLREIFTTALSDYYGGDHVAHADRVLAAHLRGGEDRHGHFSQAQDTQILATPGADQLGVLNCALKRQGTVKISPLIVSPRAKSGAGLGRTLLLHAQQFALRRRARQIYCTVAETNAKALGFFRRHGFVVAGSAQDQYKDGVRELVLYKDLRPQHGRRSWIIRECEENDLPAVVGMVCEFYAPILADQSKQVALSLVDGFRRRSRRDLNEKFKDINLGLDENGSLLALAAAGPKKGAAVKVAPLCGRDMEVLSELVALVPDLFPSQRSRYYTHQIAEPDITKVMHKNGWRVDCLLPGAYRSDQCVVQWSLTLGCSPDESRPQDLRRAAPDEKAELA, translated from the coding sequence ATGGTGAGCGCATCCGCGAAGCCGTCTTCCATCGCCGCTCAAGGAGCTTTCCTCCGACCGGCCGTCGAAAGCGACCGAGGGTTCCTGCGGGAAATCTTCACAACTGCCTTGTCCGACTATTACGGAGGAGACCACGTCGCCCACGCCGACCGCGTCCTCGCCGCGCACTTGCGCGGCGGGGAAGACCGGCACGGGCATTTCTCCCAAGCGCAGGACACCCAGATCTTGGCCACGCCCGGAGCCGACCAGCTCGGCGTCCTCAACTGCGCGCTCAAACGGCAGGGAACGGTGAAAATAAGCCCGTTGATCGTCTCGCCCCGCGCGAAATCCGGCGCAGGGCTCGGCCGGACGCTGCTTCTGCACGCGCAACAGTTCGCGCTGCGGCGCAGAGCCCGCCAAATCTACTGCACCGTCGCAGAAACCAACGCCAAAGCGCTCGGCTTCTTCCGCCGGCACGGGTTCGTCGTCGCCGGTTCGGCGCAAGACCAGTACAAAGACGGAGTTCGGGAACTCGTGCTCTACAAAGACCTCCGGCCACAGCACGGCCGTCGATCATGGATCATCCGCGAGTGCGAGGAAAACGACTTGCCCGCGGTCGTCGGCATGGTCTGCGAATTCTACGCCCCGATCTTGGCCGACCAGAGCAAGCAGGTCGCGTTATCCCTGGTGGACGGGTTCCGCAGGCGGAGCCGACGCGACCTCAACGAAAAATTCAAGGACATCAATCTCGGCCTGGACGAGAACGGCTCCTTGCTCGCCCTGGCCGCGGCAGGCCCCAAGAAAGGAGCCGCCGTGAAGGTCGCCCCGCTCTGCGGAAGAGACATGGAAGTTTTGTCCGAACTCGTCGCTCTCGTCCCCGACCTCTTCCCCTCGCAACGGTCGCGCTACTACACCCACCAAATCGCAGAACCAGACATCACCAAGGTCATGCACAAGAACGGATGGCGCGTGGACTGTTTGCTGCCCGGAGCGTACCGCTCGGACCAATGCGTCGTCCAATGGTCGCTCACGCTCGGGTGCAGCCCCGACGAATCGCGCCCCCAGGACCTTCGCCGGGCCGCGCCCGACGAGAAAGCCGAACTCGCATGA
- a CDS encoding nucleotide pyrophosphohydrolase: MSGLEQYAGALAEFVAARDWHLYDSPKNLALALGGEVGELMAVMQWLSDEEIRQKTTDDEDFRRALSFEMADVLNYLLRLARHVGVDLIEAAEEKLAVNEIRYPVARAKGNATKHNAL, encoded by the coding sequence ATGAGCGGTCTCGAACAGTACGCAGGAGCCCTGGCCGAATTCGTCGCCGCGCGCGACTGGCATCTCTACGACTCCCCGAAGAACCTCGCGCTGGCGTTGGGGGGAGAAGTGGGCGAGCTCATGGCTGTCATGCAATGGCTGAGCGATGAGGAAATCCGGCAGAAAACCACCGACGACGAGGACTTCCGCAGAGCGCTTTCCTTTGAGATGGCCGACGTGCTCAACTATCTGCTCCGTCTCGCGCGCCATGTCGGCGTCGACTTGATCGAGGCCGCCGAGGAAAAACTCGCCGTCAACGAGATCCGCTACCCAGTGGCGCGAGCAAAAGGAAACGCGACGAAGCACAACGCCCTATGA